The following are from one region of the Prevotella communis genome:
- a CDS encoding very short patch repair endonuclease, translating into MDKLSPQQRHTNMAAIRSKDTKPELIVRRGLWSRGFRYRLNHKRLPGHPDLVLRKYRTCIFVNGCFWHGHNVMSDVRCKKDDVIESSECCKIPKTNREFWVAKIRRNKERDKKEQQKLAEMGWHCITVWECELKPSKREETLEALAFTLNHIFLQDRKCKMADVGSKMYPQMEEESENYLKAAEEAI; encoded by the coding sequence ATGGATAAACTCTCACCACAACAACGACACACGAACATGGCGGCAATCCGATCGAAGGACACGAAGCCAGAGCTGATTGTGCGGCGTGGGTTGTGGAGTAGGGGATTCAGATACAGACTTAACCACAAGCGGTTGCCTGGGCATCCGGACTTAGTGCTGAGGAAATACAGAACGTGCATCTTTGTGAACGGCTGCTTCTGGCATGGACACAATGTGATGTCTGATGTAAGATGTAAGAAGGATGATGTCATTGAGAGTTCGGAGTGCTGTAAGATACCGAAGACGAACCGTGAGTTTTGGGTGGCGAAGATTCGCAGGAACAAAGAACGAGACAAGAAGGAACAGCAGAAGTTGGCAGAGATGGGATGGCACTGTATCACGGTGTGGGAGTGTGAGCTGAAGCCGTCGAAGCGTGAAGAAACGCTGGAGGCATTAGCGTTTACGCTGAACCACATATTTCTGCAAGACAGAAAATGTAAGATGGCTGATGTAGGAAGTAAGATGTATCCTCAGATGGAAGAGGAAAGCGAGAATTACCTGAAAGCTGCGGAGGAAGCAATATGA
- a CDS encoding DUF2357 domain-containing protein: MSEYLNISVKGKHSGLRLIVYPQSSKAMVFEEREPLPGESRWQLVEGCTYAYEFVDEKANCRYQFERENDIVRFHPNKTSHASEGTLTTGIYVGHLALQVVEVDTQKQVGSVSLEIRSTKSEYRSDYRLMLDEIAEYYTDLVLQQGSPVTQKLEIDQSCSSKTLYQRFSFVRSLIDSDAFSEAIHKIISNPVRKWTDANIERNIVGVKRLSRKNIRQIVASTDRIQLPMGMRMGMPEGLTSVPRRIDVEYKRDTTDCQENQFVKFVLRTFVNFCSDIQMLPNATERLKAEAKETTERLYEHLDNQFFRLISQPSHMNMNSPVLQRKEGYREVLQAWLLFDLAAKLNWSGGDDVYDAGKKNVATLYEYWLFFKLLELVSEFFNIEPQALKDLVQTDNDGINLSLKQGQMKMVYGKQETFSRILNVAFYYNRTFNKVSENNDPIHKAGSWTMTMRPDYTLSLWPGEISEQEAERQELMIHIHFDAKYRLNKVLLEDKDIEENIEKDLAEEKREQELKIYKRGDLLKMHAYKDAIRRTSGAYVLYPGDENRELRGFHEIIPGLGAFSIRPGHWQQDSVYLKQFLAEVKAHLMDRTSDREKLSYYQYDVHLKANESMTMESLPESEGENRDFLPNETWVVLGYVKDVQHLEWIRKTGLYNFRTGTQNGSVRLSRNLVSSRYILLHAKGESIEFVRLADEGPRVFRRSDLLRMGYPPAKDEEKKKDDIYIVYRLEPERTEPEWAQYKWKISNITNRTGNRVAIPEPVKLSELMKKITK; the protein is encoded by the coding sequence ATGTCAGAATATCTTAACATATCGGTCAAGGGAAAACACAGCGGACTGAGGCTAATAGTGTATCCACAGTCCTCAAAGGCGATGGTCTTTGAGGAACGGGAGCCGCTACCTGGCGAATCAAGGTGGCAGCTGGTAGAAGGATGTACTTATGCATATGAGTTTGTGGATGAAAAGGCAAACTGCCGATACCAGTTTGAGAGGGAGAATGATATTGTACGGTTCCACCCTAACAAGACAAGTCATGCAAGTGAAGGAACTTTGACTACGGGTATCTATGTGGGGCATCTGGCATTGCAAGTGGTGGAAGTGGACACACAGAAACAAGTTGGGAGTGTGAGCTTGGAGATAAGGAGCACTAAGTCGGAATATAGGAGTGACTATCGCCTGATGTTGGACGAGATTGCGGAATACTACACAGACTTGGTTCTGCAGCAAGGCTCGCCTGTGACGCAAAAACTGGAGATAGATCAGTCGTGCTCGTCAAAGACGCTCTATCAGCGATTCTCATTTGTGCGCTCATTGATTGATAGCGATGCTTTTTCAGAGGCTATCCACAAAATCATCTCAAACCCTGTGAGGAAGTGGACGGATGCTAATATTGAGCGTAACATTGTAGGCGTAAAACGTCTTAGCCGCAAAAACATCCGTCAGATAGTAGCAAGCACGGATAGGATTCAACTACCGATGGGAATGCGAATGGGTATGCCGGAAGGTCTGACCAGTGTACCTCGGAGAATTGATGTGGAATATAAACGCGACACGACGGACTGCCAGGAAAACCAATTCGTAAAGTTTGTGCTGCGTACCTTTGTGAACTTCTGTTCGGACATCCAAATGCTTCCCAATGCTACAGAACGTTTGAAAGCAGAGGCAAAAGAGACGACAGAACGCTTATACGAGCATCTTGATAACCAGTTCTTCCGCCTAATATCTCAACCCTCGCACATGAATATGAACAGTCCCGTCTTGCAGCGCAAGGAAGGCTACAGAGAAGTATTACAGGCTTGGTTGTTATTCGACTTGGCTGCAAAGCTGAACTGGAGTGGCGGAGATGACGTCTATGATGCGGGCAAAAAGAATGTGGCGACGCTTTACGAATACTGGCTGTTCTTCAAATTACTGGAACTGGTGAGCGAATTCTTCAATATCGAGCCACAAGCCTTGAAAGACTTGGTTCAAACAGATAACGATGGCATCAATTTGAGTCTGAAACAGGGGCAGATGAAAATGGTGTATGGAAAACAAGAGACTTTCTCTCGCATATTGAATGTTGCTTTCTATTACAACAGGACGTTTAACAAAGTCTCTGAAAACAACGACCCAATCCACAAAGCTGGTAGTTGGACGATGACCATGCGTCCAGACTATACGCTGTCGTTATGGCCTGGCGAAATATCCGAACAGGAGGCTGAGCGTCAGGAGCTGATGATACACATCCACTTCGATGCAAAATATCGACTGAATAAGGTGTTGCTCGAGGATAAAGACATTGAAGAGAATATCGAGAAAGATCTGGCAGAAGAAAAGCGAGAGCAGGAACTTAAAATCTATAAGCGAGGTGACCTGCTGAAGATGCATGCCTATAAGGACGCCATCAGACGAACGAGTGGTGCTTATGTTCTATATCCTGGTGATGAGAACAGGGAGCTCCGAGGTTTCCACGAAATCATTCCTGGTTTAGGCGCTTTCAGTATCCGTCCCGGACATTGGCAACAGGACTCAGTATATCTGAAACAATTCTTAGCAGAGGTGAAAGCCCACTTGATGGACCGCACGTCAGACCGTGAAAAACTGTCGTACTATCAGTATGACGTACACTTGAAAGCAAACGAGTCAATGACGATGGAAAGTCTGCCAGAATCAGAGGGTGAAAACCGTGATTTCCTGCCGAACGAAACGTGGGTGGTGTTGGGATACGTGAAAGATGTTCAGCACTTGGAGTGGATTCGCAAGACTGGACTTTACAACTTCCGTACTGGAACACAGAATGGCTCTGTGCGTTTGAGTCGTAACCTTGTCTCAAGTCGATATATCCTTTTGCATGCCAAGGGCGAGAGCATCGAGTTCGTAAGACTGGCAGATGAAGGCCCCCGAGTGTTTAGGCGTTCTGACTTGCTCCGCATGGGTTATCCACCTGCTAAGGACGAAGAGAAGAAGAAGGACGACATATACATTGTCTATCGCTTGGAGCCTGAACGAACCGAACCGGAATGGGCTCAATATAAATGGAAAATAAGTAATATAACAAACAGAACAGGCAATAGAGTGGCTATACCTGAACCTGTGAAACTGAGTGAACTCATGAAGAAGATCACAAAATAG
- a CDS encoding ATP-binding protein, with translation MNWKEKALILLDKSLKPVPQELNEIDWKGGLSDDKERLAQHICAFSNLIGGGVLVYGVNNDASFGELTQERIELIVNRLDNIAQNRMFTPIQLEHAVMDYDGHALLFVYIPEFREKPMYLRGSDIYNSYIRSAGHTVRASRQQVRQMIADSEGVSYENRIAKYGLTGAEVLRLLNYKKIFELLERQLPSTEDGILGFMEELDICRSSSVGYNITNLGALLFANTLSTFETMTGKGVIVRRYTGNNNRQMLLEQEGAMGYAVGLEGLITFVMKNTGTEHIDGAKRELIPTYPRVAIREFIANALVHQDFAIKGMPITIEIFANRLVITNPGYSLNDVNRLIDLPPHSRNEKMAQLMLQLGLCERRGSGVDRAVEALEKMFLPAYKAESGDDFTRITLYPQKAISAMTREERIEACYQHCCLAYADNESMNNQSVRERFGLNKNQGTIASHIISDTVSKGLIKSANPESDSRKFVSYVPFYA, from the coding sequence ATGAATTGGAAAGAAAAGGCATTAATCTTGCTTGACAAAAGTCTAAAGCCAGTGCCACAGGAGCTCAACGAAATTGATTGGAAAGGTGGTTTGTCAGATGACAAAGAAAGGTTGGCACAGCATATATGTGCATTTTCTAATCTTATAGGGGGAGGCGTTTTAGTATATGGCGTCAATAATGATGCATCATTTGGTGAATTGACACAAGAGCGCATTGAGCTTATAGTTAATAGACTTGATAATATTGCTCAAAACAGGATGTTCACGCCTATACAATTAGAGCATGCAGTCATGGATTATGACGGTCATGCATTACTGTTTGTATATATTCCCGAATTCCGAGAAAAGCCAATGTATCTACGTGGCTCAGATATATATAATAGCTACATTCGTTCTGCAGGACATACAGTAAGAGCATCACGTCAGCAAGTTAGGCAGATGATTGCTGATTCAGAAGGGGTAAGTTACGAAAATCGAATTGCAAAGTATGGACTTACTGGGGCAGAGGTTCTAAGATTGTTGAACTATAAAAAAATATTTGAACTGCTTGAACGACAGCTTCCATCTACAGAAGATGGTATTTTGGGATTCATGGAAGAACTCGACATTTGCCGAAGTAGCAGCGTGGGGTATAATATCACTAACCTCGGTGCCCTGTTGTTTGCAAACACACTTTCTACTTTTGAGACAATGACAGGTAAAGGTGTTATTGTTCGCAGATATACTGGAAACAATAACAGACAAATGCTTTTGGAACAGGAAGGTGCAATGGGATATGCCGTCGGGCTGGAAGGTCTAATTACTTTTGTGATGAAGAATACTGGAACAGAGCATATAGATGGGGCTAAAAGAGAACTAATTCCTACTTATCCTCGTGTGGCTATACGTGAATTTATTGCTAATGCTTTGGTACATCAAGACTTTGCGATAAAGGGGATGCCTATTACAATTGAAATATTTGCGAACAGGCTTGTCATTACCAATCCTGGGTATTCTCTTAATGATGTAAATCGACTGATTGACCTACCTCCACATTCGCGTAACGAAAAGATGGCGCAATTGATGCTGCAATTAGGACTGTGTGAAAGGCGCGGTAGCGGGGTTGACCGTGCGGTAGAAGCTTTGGAAAAGATGTTTTTACCAGCATACAAGGCTGAAAGTGGAGATGACTTTACAAGAATTACACTATATCCCCAAAAAGCAATATCTGCAATGACAAGAGAAGAAAGAATTGAGGCCTGTTACCAGCATTGTTGTCTTGCTTATGCAGACAATGAGAGTATGAACAATCAATCTGTCAGAGAGCGCTTCGGGTTAAACAAGAATCAGGGAACAATTGCTTCTCACATCATTTCTGATACAGTGTCAAAAGGATTGATAAAATCAGCTAACCCTGAATCAGACTCTCGGAAGTTTGTCTCTTATGTACCATTTTATGCATAG
- a CDS encoding McrB family protein, which produces MIGHIKETGLLYSENLIKRFAFSLMSKRFLILSGLAGSGKTQLALAFASALVKNKDKQMCVVSVGADWTNREPLLGFPNALQPEKYVKPESGVLDLLIEVNRKENADKPFFLVLDEMNMSYVERYFADFLSAMESREKISLWNSNTDSDKVIDGVPQRIDLPKNLFIIGTINVDETTYMFSPKVLDRANVIEFKISSKEMGEFLQEMREIDRDNIIGKAAGMGADFVAKACKKDLAQDSEAVEMLQKFFDELKNVNAEFGYRSATEIFRFICQAKANDDTDKKMTDEEILDAAIVQKLLPKLHGSRKKLEPVLAQLWKLCFTGAGKDLNIAKENVEKAQYKESADKIRRMYESATANGFTSFAEA; this is translated from the coding sequence ATGATTGGTCATATCAAAGAGACGGGATTACTTTATAGTGAAAACCTGATAAAGCGTTTTGCTTTCTCGTTGATGTCGAAACGATTCCTGATACTGAGCGGTCTGGCTGGTTCGGGTAAGACGCAGTTGGCGTTGGCATTTGCAAGTGCATTGGTGAAGAACAAGGATAAGCAGATGTGTGTGGTGAGTGTAGGTGCAGACTGGACGAACCGTGAACCACTGTTGGGATTCCCCAATGCGTTACAGCCAGAGAAGTACGTGAAGCCAGAGAGCGGCGTGCTGGACCTGCTGATAGAGGTAAATCGCAAGGAGAATGCGGACAAGCCGTTCTTCTTGGTACTTGATGAGATGAACATGAGCTATGTGGAGCGATACTTCGCAGACTTCCTGTCGGCAATGGAGAGCAGGGAGAAAATTAGTCTGTGGAATAGCAATACGGACTCCGATAAAGTGATTGACGGTGTGCCGCAGCGAATTGACCTGCCAAAGAATCTCTTTATTATTGGTACCATCAACGTGGACGAGACAACGTATATGTTCTCACCCAAGGTGCTGGACCGCGCTAATGTGATAGAGTTTAAGATTTCGTCGAAGGAGATGGGTGAGTTCCTGCAAGAAATGCGTGAGATAGACCGTGACAACATTATCGGCAAGGCAGCTGGAATGGGAGCAGACTTTGTGGCAAAGGCATGTAAAAAGGACTTGGCCCAGGACAGTGAAGCTGTTGAGATGCTGCAGAAGTTCTTTGACGAACTGAAGAACGTGAATGCTGAGTTCGGTTACCGTTCGGCAACAGAGATATTCCGCTTTATCTGTCAGGCTAAGGCTAACGATGATACTGACAAAAAGATGACCGACGAGGAGATCCTGGATGCTGCAATCGTACAGAAACTGCTGCCCAAACTGCATGGTTCGCGAAAGAAGCTAGAGCCTGTGCTCGCCCAACTTTGGAAGCTCTGCTTTACGGGTGCGGGCAAGGATTTGAATATAGCAAAGGAGAATGTGGAGAAGGCCCAATACAAAGAGAGTGCCGACAAGATCCGCCGTATGTACGAGTCGGCAACGGCTAACGGATTTACAAGCTTTGCGGAAGCGTAA
- a CDS encoding DNA cytosine methyltransferase → MAEIEEFKQGKTPIKFIDLFAGAGGISEGFLQAYTDDKYFEFVLASDINSNCELTHKVRYNRQLGLDTAFITEDIMSDDFLARLEKEIGDQNIDVVTGGPSCQSFSLSGRRRKFDKRDNLFIHYLKVIRKLRPKYFVMENVKGILTKDKGKFKTAVMNEIRSIIDENQVDNMLAYFNGVLSRMANDSVRQCFINKIRIEAVEDGEEDFFIDKYFQIVESVYKQLTKPVTLKVSKSNKHITTIRHALSLLKLSSERQKLMNSIQHLKAEADVDNDQLVDKFNKFLYAISDDDLVETINRHLYWVEEFKAQPEIVERFKLLVNLYTLSLEEVFGELRKYAEDDNSLDEYEQIMNEIHLYRIKKPLILNSSDYGVPQNRERVIFIGCRKDQPVISEIPATTVDNKVTVYEALHDLDFLNNGESANDYSEVPDIDQFAALDVTRNIDGRLDENGETYSEWSRQGRLGHRFTVKEPFYVRSLDNLENEIIEHAHLFNHQTSKQSEEVLNRLSVIAEAGDYTDEVKKQLSDMGLNSDKRNYTVLKPDGQSPTVVTLPDDFIHYRSHRAPTVREMARLQSFDDSFVFQGKRTTGGDKRKSETPQYTMVGNAVPPLMAKAIANKILEVIELNV, encoded by the coding sequence ATGGCAGAAATAGAAGAGTTTAAACAAGGAAAGACTCCGATAAAATTCATTGACCTTTTCGCTGGTGCTGGTGGCATTAGCGAGGGTTTTTTGCAAGCATATACTGACGATAAATATTTCGAATTTGTTCTGGCAAGTGACATCAATAGTAACTGCGAACTGACCCATAAAGTGAGATATAATCGCCAATTGGGGTTAGATACTGCGTTCATAACAGAAGATATTATGTCAGATGATTTCTTGGCACGTCTTGAAAAGGAGATAGGTGACCAGAATATTGATGTTGTAACGGGTGGCCCAAGTTGTCAGTCGTTTAGCTTGTCTGGCAGAAGAAGGAAGTTTGACAAACGCGACAATCTCTTTATTCACTATCTGAAAGTTATCCGCAAACTCCGTCCCAAATATTTTGTGATGGAGAATGTGAAGGGTATTCTGACGAAAGACAAGGGTAAGTTCAAAACGGCAGTAATGAATGAAATCCGCTCTATTATCGACGAGAATCAGGTGGATAATATGCTCGCCTATTTCAACGGTGTTTTAAGCAGAATGGCCAATGATTCAGTTCGTCAATGCTTCATTAACAAGATAAGAATAGAGGCCGTTGAGGATGGAGAAGAAGACTTTTTCATAGACAAGTATTTCCAAATTGTGGAATCTGTTTATAAGCAACTGACAAAGCCTGTTACGCTTAAAGTTAGCAAAAGCAATAAGCATATCACAACGATACGCCATGCGCTGTCTTTACTTAAGCTTTCTTCGGAACGTCAGAAGCTGATGAATTCCATACAGCATCTGAAGGCAGAGGCTGATGTTGACAACGACCAATTAGTTGACAAATTCAATAAGTTCCTATACGCAATAAGCGATGATGATTTGGTAGAAACCATAAACAGACATCTTTATTGGGTTGAGGAATTTAAGGCTCAGCCAGAAATCGTGGAAAGGTTCAAACTGTTGGTAAATCTTTATACATTGAGCCTCGAAGAAGTCTTTGGCGAATTGCGGAAATATGCAGAGGACGACAATTCTCTTGATGAATACGAGCAGATAATGAATGAGATACACCTTTATCGGATCAAGAAGCCGCTAATACTGAATTCGTCGGATTATGGTGTACCTCAGAATAGAGAAAGGGTTATTTTCATTGGGTGCCGTAAAGATCAGCCAGTGATATCGGAAATACCTGCCACAACTGTGGATAACAAAGTAACTGTCTATGAGGCATTGCACGACTTGGATTTCTTGAATAATGGTGAATCTGCGAATGACTATTCAGAAGTACCTGACATTGACCAATTCGCAGCTTTGGATGTTACTAGAAATATTGACGGAAGACTAGATGAAAACGGTGAGACCTATTCTGAGTGGTCAAGACAAGGACGACTTGGACACCGTTTTACTGTCAAAGAGCCTTTCTATGTGAGGAGTCTTGATAATCTTGAAAACGAGATTATTGAACATGCTCACCTCTTCAATCATCAGACAAGCAAGCAGAGTGAAGAGGTGCTTAATCGCTTGTCTGTCATCGCTGAGGCTGGTGACTATACTGATGAAGTAAAAAAGCAGCTGTCGGATATGGGACTCAACTCCGACAAGCGTAACTATACAGTACTGAAGCCAGACGGTCAATCTCCAACAGTTGTTACCTTGCCAGACGATTTCATTCACTACCGCAGCCATCGTGCACCAACGGTAAGAGAGATGGCACGTCTGCAATCTTTTGACGATTCGTTTGTGTTTCAAGGAAAGAGAACAACGGGCGGCGACAAGCGAAAATCCGAAACTCCACAATACACAATGGTTGGTAATGCGGTACCACCACTTATGGCGAAGGCGATAGCAAATAAGATTTTGGAAGTGATAGAATTAAATGTGTAA
- a CDS encoding DUF6339 family protein translates to MKQTIFTPEFAEVLRIHVQDNLPNYLNPTFNWREEAEKHDGLYETDLEKPDLSGMLAYADSKTSGDDYEAGKILFEAFKDLTPMQAAQSHFWQYLSHVDLYDYMRRRWNKIDEQDCDPNYIAEHWFYKQNRNWLEGLYWSFKNTVQTNEDGVLDYTYTKFLFREQNLRNRGIMPSATVFRNPEALKGVLRFCIEEMDKKDRGEDTVFDKYFEYRITAPKGVVQLVNKLAGVIEVSAYTSQDFYDFLVASRDIIKSQGDRKKEKKERDEAMAAAGIAPKKKKKHKKSKKHKRR, encoded by the coding sequence ATGAAGCAGACAATCTTTACCCCAGAATTTGCCGAGGTATTAAGAATTCACGTTCAAGATAATCTCCCCAATTATCTTAACCCCACATTTAATTGGCGAGAAGAAGCCGAAAAACATGATGGGTTGTATGAGACTGATTTAGAGAAACCTGATTTGTCTGGTATGCTTGCATACGCAGATTCCAAAACTTCAGGCGATGACTATGAAGCGGGAAAGATCCTCTTTGAGGCGTTCAAAGACCTTACTCCTATGCAAGCAGCTCAAAGTCATTTTTGGCAATATCTTTCTCACGTTGACTTGTATGATTACATGAGAAGACGTTGGAATAAAATTGACGAACAGGATTGTGACCCTAATTACATTGCTGAACACTGGTTCTACAAGCAAAACAGAAATTGGCTGGAGGGCCTATATTGGTCTTTCAAGAATACCGTTCAAACTAACGAAGACGGAGTACTTGACTACACTTATACCAAGTTCCTTTTCAGAGAGCAGAACCTGCGTAATAGAGGTATCATGCCTTCTGCTACTGTGTTTAGAAATCCAGAGGCTTTAAAGGGGGTACTTCGTTTCTGCATAGAAGAAATGGACAAGAAAGATCGTGGCGAAGATACTGTCTTTGATAAATATTTCGAATATCGTATTACAGCACCTAAGGGCGTAGTTCAGTTAGTAAACAAGCTGGCAGGTGTAATAGAGGTATCTGCATATACGAGCCAAGACTTCTATGATTTTCTGGTTGCAAGTAGAGACATCATTAAGAGTCAGGGCGACAGAAAGAAAGAGAAGAAGGAGCGTGACGAGGCAATGGCAGCAGCAGGTATCGCTCCTAAGAAAAAGAAGAAGCATAAAAAGAGCAAGAAGCATAAGAGAAGATAA